Proteins found in one Anopheles aquasalis chromosome 3, idAnoAquaMG_Q_19, whole genome shotgun sequence genomic segment:
- the LOC126574025 gene encoding protein mini spindles has protein sequence MEEDTEYKKLPIEERCVHKLWKARVDGYEEAAKLFRTIDDEKSPEWNKYLGLIKKFIIDSNAVAQEKGLETALVFVENAGNAGKTVGEVMGGIVAKCIGAPKTKTKELAVQITLMYIEIERHETVLEELLKGTEQKNPKIVAACVTAITLALREFGNKVMNIKPIVKRLPALLSDRDKTVRDESKALTVEIYRWIGAAFKSQIASLPAVLVTELETEFEKIGNEKATPVRYLRSQQEKQRQIAASVVDGVEGEEEDDGAGGGDAGEEIDPLDLIDPVDILSKLPKDFYEKLEAKKWQERKESLEALETLLQNPKLQPGEYGDVVRALKKVITKDTNVVLVALGGKCLAMLAKGLGKKFNTYAGACVPAILEKFKEKKSNVVTALRDAIDAIYPSTTLEAILEDLLEALGNKNPNVKMETASFLARSFTKTIPTALSKKIIKPIVAALLKTLNESDPGVRDASADAIGTAMKLVGEKAIAPYLTEVDALKMAKIKECCERAVITVKIPAAARKERPATAPTKVVSSGGATIRKVPSETRVAPGGGAGGSSGTMQRPSTAVAGGGATIKKVVSGGGGIKKSATGGSLGGKGTGSKGAQSQSAPANTEKELSQEEIDERAAELLPADVLSGLADSNWKTRLAAIESFSNTIPEIEPKPSISQILLRTLTKKPGLKDTNFQVLKLKLDTLRMIIERFGITTTTADHLVTDVTEKLADAKNGAGASVALTAMAEGGARLDYTVQRVMEFAFEQQKSPKVQQEALVWVSTALREFGFQVEPKALLESARKAFQSINPAVRTAGIALLGTLYLFMGAPLTMFFDNEKPALKQQIMAEFERCAGQRPPAPTRGAAAKAGGGSSPDDDNEDDDGGDDSSPPAPMVNMSDLLPRVDISGQITEALLAELSDKNWKTRNEGLVRLQSIIAEAKLIKPGLGDLPPVLAARLIDSNAKIAQTSVEVCQQLAVAMGPPCRQYVRAFFPGFLKGLGDGKSFIRSACLTCIGTWGEQAGYKDFFDGEMIADALKAGSPALRTELYGWLAERLPLMPPKSIAKDELLAILPHLYTHITDRSADVRKNSNDCVLGVMMHLGYDAMVKALDKQKPISRKDIQAALDRARPSLPVKQAPPPKPAPAAEESAKPTLKLKPPKSAGAGAGGGRTGAGAAGSNDKAGGGGAGGTSSGIGGGGGGSSRSKKDDDAESGAPLLAVNGLKKQRFADEQKLKVIKWSFTAPREEFNELLREQMQTACLNKGLVVNMFHDDFRYHLKVIDALMEDLAVNEEALICNLDLVMKWLSLRFYDTNPSVLLKGLEYLNQVFQRLVERRYVLADIEGSSFVPHLLMKIGDPKDVVRNGVRTLLRQICLLYPFSKVFVFIMDALKSKNARQRAECLDELGYLIETYGLTVCQPSQPIALKEIARHISDRDNAVRNAALNTVVQAYFLAGEKIYKLVGQLSEKDLSMLDERIKRSKKASMVPPKKLGPPGALGAQDTTIMAGKVEVASMVAVPEQPAQLIGAGDGAGGDDAMDEDEALASGQSDPVIGAVKIIAQEPAAAPRVIRPKGPFKLDENVIADIERNWVRADDLGKTVLNPMDDSFIYDDLKVIPVNGVAYPPEKFQQLITRNHLAAGGAGGPGSSPVHIHHSAGTRSSLEGSGIYATAKTKSSPAVVPSITDELPKVPDQNLLRIIRGIANNDMYVAHAALNELSDILQLPEKQAVLRDYEEMYIQSVLQQFKNIQQKPLADSISIYHPLLHSLFLFFGSKLLGKHLSIATIKSIMTVLLNLMADNRLATGNDDAQFVKVVNGICLRILDRTNFTYMNCALIQLLKESCQTSCLPRFTELQMKCIWRNLKNIPDRVGELDYEAVLLEVHEFMLLFPPAWWQGRPSDMPLRTVKTIVHNLTKIKGNLILQHLNTIPTHSELHSYVLRLLKNINKDSSAGTPGATASASPAGTGVTVQQNALNSDNNNHGPRSMMMMGGGGDGHGDATGGAEYQKYITPEPATAAAEGGTHSKQNPDYWMDKLSTMLKKSTLNSGQLHPHLRGTSGMLVGATGMQSHLMDGSPAGLPGAPGSGITDENLNLNQLHAAKFGLRRGLDEGVYTGTPMSSTGTTSQRRELLQQKLEQLKQHK, from the exons ATGGAGGAAGACACCGAGTACAAGAAGCTGCCGATCGAGGAGCGGTGCGTGCACAAGCTGTGGAAGGCCCGCGTCGATGGGTACGAGGAGGCGGCCAAACTGTTCCGCACCATCGACGATGAAAAGTCCCCGGAGTGGAACAAGTACCTGGGGCTGATCAAAAAGTTCATCATCGACAGCAATGCGGTGGCACAGGAGAAGGGCCTCGAGACGGCACTCGTGTTCGTGGAGAATGCCGGCAATGCCGGTAAAACGGTCGGCGAGGTCATGGGCGGCATCGTCGCCAAGTGTATCGGTGCACCgaaaacgaagacgaaggagCTAGCCGTCCAGATCACGCTGATGtacatcgagatcgagcggcATGAGACCGTACtcgaggagctgctgaagggaacggaacagaaaaacccaaaaatcGTGGCCGCCTGCGTCACGGCAATCACGCTGGCGTTGCGCGAGTTCGGTAACAAGGTGATGAACATCAAGCCGATCGTGAAACGGCTGCCGGCGCTACTGTCCGATCGTGATAAGACGGTACGCGACGAATCGAAAGCGCTGACGGTCGAGATCTACCGGTGGATCGGTGCAGCCTTTAAATCACAGATCGCCTCACTCCCGGCCGTACTGGTGACCGAGCTCGAGACGGAGTTTGAAAAGATTGGCAACGAAAAAGCCACACCGGTACGGTACCTCCGTTCGCAGCAGGAGAAACAGCGACAGATCGCGGCCTCGGTGGTCGACGGTGTCGAGggcgaggaggaagacgatgGGGCCGGTGGTGGAGATGCCGGAGAGGAGATCGATCCGCTCGATCTGATCGATCCCGTTGATATCCTGTCAAAGCTACCGAAGGACTTTTACGAAAAGCTTGAGGCGAAAAAGTGGCAGGAGCGTAAGGAATCCCTGGAAGCGCTCGAGACTCTGCTCCAAAACCCTAAGCTACAGCCCGGCGAGTACGGTGATGTGGTGCGGGCCCTCAAGAAGGTTATCACGAAAGACACGAACGTAGTGCTGGTGGCACTCGGTGGTAAATGTTTGGCAATGTTGGCCAAAGGATTGGGCAAAAAATTCAACACGTACGCTGGG GCATGTGTTCCGGCGATTTTAGAAAAGTTTAAGGAGAAAAAATCTAACGTTGTGACCGCGCTCCGGGATGCCATCGATGCCATCTATCCCTCGACTACACTGGAAGCAATCCTGGAGGATTTGCTGGAGGCCTTGGGGAACAAAAATCCTAACGTAAAGATGGAGACGGCCTCATTCCTGGCCCGTTCCTTTACCAAAACGATTCCAACGGCGCTGTCGAAGAAAATTATCAAACCAATCGTAGCGGCCCTGCTCAAGACGCTCAACGAGTCGGATCCCGGTGTGCGGGACGCATCGGCAGACGCGATCGGCACAGCGATGAAGCTCGTGGGCGAGAAAGCCATCGCCCCGTACCTGACGGAAGTGGACGCGCTGAAGATGGCAAAGATCAAGGAATGTTGCGAGCGAGCTGTCATAACGGTGAAGATACCGGCCGCGGCTCGGAAAGAGCGACCTGCCACAGCTCCAACAAAAGTCGTCAGCAGTGGCGGCGCTACCATACGGAAGGTTCCTTCAGAGACGAGAGTTGCacctggcggtggtgctggtggttcgagCGGTACAATGCAACGCCCATCCACAGCcgtggccggtggcggtgcaacAATCAAAAAGGTTGTCTCGGGAGGCGGAGGCATCAAGAAGAGCGCCACCGGTGGTTCACTCGGCGGTAAGGGGACCGGATCGAAGGGTGCACAATCTCAGTCCGCTCCGGCAAACACCGAAAAGGAGCTATCCCAGGAAGAGATCGACGAACGAGCGGCGGAACTGTTACCGGCGGACGTTCTCAGCGGGCTAGCGGATAGCAACTGGAAAACTCGTCTCGCTGCCATTGAATCCTTCTCGAACACCATTCCTGAGATCGAACCGAAGCCAAGCATCTCGCAGATACTGCTACGTACGTTGACCAAAAAACCGGGCCTAAAGGATACCAACTTCCAGGTGTTGAAGCTGAAGCTCGATACGCTGCGTATGATCATCGAACGGTTCGGTATCACGACAACGACCGCCGACCATCTGGTAACGGATGTGACGGAGAAGCTGGCGGATGCTAAGAATGGAGCCGGTGCGTCTGTAGCATTGACCGCGATGGCTGAGGGTGGCGCCCGGCTCGACTACACCGTGCAGCGCGTGATGGAGTTTGCTTTCGAGCAGCAGAAATCGCCCAAGGTACAGCAGGAAGCCCTCGTTTGGGTGTCCACGGCACTGCGCGAGTTCGGTTTTCAGGTGGAACCGAAAGCGCTGCTCGAGAGCGCCCGCAAAGCGTTCCAGTCGATCAATCCGGCCGTCCGAACGGCGGGCATTGCGCTGCTCGGTACGCTGTACCTCTTCATGGGCGCACCTTTGACGATGTTTTTCGACAACGAGAAACCCGCCCTGAAGCAGCAAATAATGGCCGAGTTCGAGCGGTGCGCGGGCCagcggccaccggcaccgacgcgcggtgcagcagcaaaggcgGGTGGCGGATCGTCAcccgatgacgacaacgaggatgatgatggcggtgacgATTCGTCCCCTCCCGCTCCGATGGTAAATATGAGCGATCTGTTGCCACGCGTTGACATATCGGGACAAATAACGGAAGCCCTGCTGGCGGAGCTGTCGgacaaaaattggaaaacgcGCAACGAGGGCCTGGTACGGTTGCAGTCGATCATTGCCGAGGCGAAACTGATCAAACCGGGCCTCGGTGATCTACCGCCGGTCCTGGCGGCACGACTCATCGACAGCAATGCCAAGATTGCGCAAACATCCGTCGAAGTCTGCCAACAGTTGGCCGTAGCGATGGGTCCACCGTGCCGGCAGTACGTGCGAGCCTTCTTCCCCGGCTTCCTGAAGGGGCTGGGCGATGGTAAATCGTTCATCCGGAGCGCCTGCCTAACGTGCATCGGTACGTGGGGTGAGCAGGCCGGCTATAAGGATTTCTTCGATGGTGAAATGATTGCCGACGCACTGAAGGCGGGTAGTCCGGCGTTACGCACGGAGCTGTACGGCTGGTTGGCGGAGCGGTTGCCCCTGATGCCACCGAAGAGCATCGCCAAGGATGAACTGTTGGCTATTTTGCCGCATCTGTACACACACATCACCGATCGCAGTGCAGACGTGCGCAAAAACTCCAACGATTGCGTGCTGGGCGTGATGATGCATCTCGGATACGACGCGATGGTGAAAGCGCTCGATAAGCAGAAGCCCATCTCGCGCAAGGACATACAGGCAGCGTTGGACCGGGCGCGACCAAGCCTGCCCGTCAAGCAAGCCCCACCTCCAaaaccagctccagcagcggaAGAAAGCGCGAAACCAACACTGAAGCTGAAACCACCCAAATCGgccggagctggtgctggtgggggcAGAACCggcgcaggagcagcaggatcgaACGATAAagcgggcggtggtggagcaggaggaacGTCGTCTggtatcggtggtggtggcggtggttcatCAAGATCcaagaaggacgacgacgccgaatCCGGTGCACCGTTGCTAGCCGTGAATGGACTGAAGAAGCAACGGTTCGCCGACGAACAGAAGCTAAAAGTGATCAAGTGGTCGTTCACGGCACCGCGCGAAGAGTTTAACGAACTGCTCCGCGAGCAGATGCAAACAGCGTGTCTCAATAAGGGGCTGGTGGTGAACATGTTTCACGATGATTTCCGCTACCATCTCAAGGTGATCGATGCACTGATGGAAGATCTAGCCGTCAACGAGGAAGCGCTCATCTGCAATCTCGATCTCGTAATGAAGTGGCTATCGCTACGGTTCTACGACACGAACCCGTCCGTGCTGCTGAAGGGGCTCGAGTATCTGAATCAAGTGTTTCAGCGCCTGGTAGAGCGACGCTACGTGCTCGCCGACATCGAGGGCAGCTCGTTCGTGCCCCATCTGCTGATGAAGATCGGCGATCCGAAGGATGTGGTACGGAATGGGGTGCGCACGTTGCTGCGCCAGATCTGCCTCCTGTATCCGTTCTCAAAggtgtttgttttcatcatgGATGCGCTCAAGTCGAAGAATGCACGCCAACGGGCCGAGTGTCTGGATGAGCTGGGCTACCTGATCGAAACGTACGGCCTGACCGTCTGTCAACCATCGCAACCGATCGCACTGAAGGAGATTGCCCGCCACATCTCCGATCGGGACAATGCGGTCCGAAATGCGGCACTGAACACTGTCGTGCAGGCGTACTTTTTGGCCGGGGAAAAGATCTACAAACTGGTCGGTCAATTGTCGGAAAAGGATCTCTCGATGTTGGACGAGCGTATTAAGCGTTCGAAAAAGGCTTCGATGGTACCACCAAAGAAGTTGGGACCTCCGGGTGCCTTAGGAGCGCAGGATACTACGATCATGGCCGGAAAGGTCGAAGTCGCATCGATGGTTGCAGTGCCAGAGCAACCAGCACAGTTGATAGGTGCCGgtgatggcgctggtggtgatgatgcgatggatgaggatgaggcTCTGGCGTCGGGGCAATCGGATCCAGTCATCGGGGCTGTGAA GATCATTGCACAGGAACCGGCCGCCGCACCGAGGGTGATCCGTCCGAAGGGACCGTTCAAGCTGGACGAAAATGTGATAGCGGATATCGAGCGCAACTGGGTTCGGGCGGACGATCTTGGCAAAACCGTGCTAAATCCGATGGATGATTCCTTCATATACGACGACCTGAAGGTGATTCCCGTGAACGGTGTAGCATATCCGCCGGAGAAGTTCCAGCAGCTAATCACCCGCAATCACCTCGCCGCGGGTGGAGCAGGCGGTCCCGGTAGCTCACCCGTACACATCCATCACTCCGCCGGAACCCGTAGCTCGCTGGAAGGCAGCGGAATTTATGCGACCGCGAAAACGAAATCCTCTCCTGCGGTAGTGCCCAG CATAACTGATGAACTACCGAAGGTGCCGGACCAGAATCTGTTGCGTATCATTCGTGGCATTGCGAACAATGACATGTACGTGGCGCACGCTGCGCTTAACGAGCTTTCCGATATATTGCAATTGCCCGAAAAACAGGCCGTCCTGCGAGACTACGAGGAGATGTACATACAGAGCGTGCTGCAGCAGTTTAAG AACATCCAGCAGAAACCCTTGGCCGATTCGATCAGCATCTACCATCCGCTGCTTCACAgccttttcctatttttcggcTCAAAATTACTCGGTAAACATCTGTCGATCGCAACGATCAAAAGCATCATGACCGTGTTGTTGAACCTGATGGCGGACAATCGGCTTGCGACCGGCAACGACGATGCGCAGTTTGTGAAGGTGGTGAACGGGATCTGCCTGAGGATACTCGACCGGACCAACTTCACGTACATGAACTGCGCCCTGATACAGCTGCTTAAGGAATCGTGCCAGACCAGTTGCTTGCCCAGGTTCACCGAGCTGCAGATGAAATGTATCTGGCGCAACTTGAAAAATATTCCGGATCGGGTGGGCGAGCTGGACTACgaggcggtgctgctggaggtgcaCGAGTTTATGCTCCTGTTTCCGCCCGCCTGGTGGCAAGGCCGACCGTCCGATATGCCCCTGCGTACTGTAAAGACGATCGTGCACAATTTGACCAAAATTAAGGGCAACCTGATACTGCAGCATCTCAACACGATACCGACACACTCGGAGCTACACTCATACGTGTTGCGTCTTCTAAAGAACATTAACAAAGATTCTAGCGCTGGTACGCCGGGTGCAACAGCCAGCGCTAGTCCCGCTGGTACTGGAGTAACGGTACAACAGAATGCCCTAAACAGTGATAACAACAATCATGGTCCGCGtagtatgatgatgatgggtggcgGAGGAGATGGACATGGCGATGCGACTGGCGGCGCCGAATATCAGAAATACATCACACCGGAACCCGCCACAGCAGCTGCGGAAG GCGGCACACATAGCAAACAGAATCCCGATTATTGGATGGACAAACTGAGTACCATGCTG aaaaaatcaacattaaaTAGTGGCCAACTTCATCCCCATCTGCGTGGCACCAGTGGAATGCTAGTGGGTGCAACCGGTATGCAGTCACATTTGATGGATGGTTCGCCAGCCGGGTTGCCGGGGGCACCGGGTTCGGGAATTACTGATGAAAATCTGAATCTCAATCAGCTGCACGCCGCCAAGTTCGGGCTGAGGCGTGGTCTCGATGAGGGTGTCTACACCGGCACACCCATGAGCAGTACCGGCACGACTTCGCAGCGACGGGAACTCTTACAGCAGAAGCTGGAGCAGCTCAAACAGCATAAATAG
- the LOC126575454 gene encoding transketolase-like protein 2: MPTYHKPEAKTIQELKDIAHKLRIDSISATQASKSGHPTSCASIAEIMSVLFFNTMRYKISAPRDASSDRFILSKGHAAPILYAAWAEAGLFPVEDLQNLRKIDSDLEGHPTPRLNFIDVGTGSLGQGVAVACGMAYIGKNLDKADYRTYVLVGDGESAEGSIWESLHFAGYYKLNNLCVIFDVNRLGQSEPTSLQHQMEVYRKRLDAFGFNAIVVDGHDVEELCKAFFEASSVTDRPTAIIAKTYKGKHFPNIEDLENWHGKPLGDAAAGVVDHLRKQIRNAGPITLTPPSPQKDGAPKVSIKGIELATPPAYQKGEQVATRLAYGTALAKIAMNNDRVIALDGDTKNSTFSDKLRKAFPERFIECFIAEQNLVGVAIGAACRDRTVAFVSTFATFFTRAFDQIRMGAISQTNVNFVGSHCGVSIGEDGPSQMGLEDIAMFRAIPGSTVFYPSDAVSTERAVEMAANTKGVCFIRTSRPNTAVIYDNNEKFEIGRCKVVKQSAGDSVLLIGAGITLYEALNAAQELEKSGIHCRVIDPFTVKPLDSEGIVHHGNQCGGRIVVIEDHYKQGGLGEAVLSALAEHRNFVVKHLAVEELPRSGPPTVLIDMFGISSRSIVAAVQDIVKM; the protein is encoded by the exons CCATCCGACGTCATGCGCCTCGATTGCTGAGATCATGTCCGTGTTGTTCTTCAACACGATGCGCTACAAGATTTCGGCACCGCGCGATGCCTCCTCGGATCGGTTCATCCTGTCCAAGGGTCACGCCGCACCGATCCTGTACGCGGCCTGGGCCGAAGCAGGCCTCTTCCCGGTCGAGGATCTGCAGAATCTGCGCAAGATCGATTCGGATCTGGAGGGCCACCCGACGCCACGGTTGAACTTCATCGATGTCGGTACGGGTTCGCTGGGTCAGGGTGTGGCCGTTGCCTGCGGTATGGCGTACATCGGTAAGAACCTGGACAAGGCCGACTACCGGACGTACGTGCTggtcggtgatggtgagtCGGCCGAAGGATCCATCTGGGAGTCGCTCCACTTTGCCGGGTACTACAAGCTGAACAATCTGTGCGTCATCTTCGACGTGAACCGGCTCGGCCAGTCGGAACCGACCTCACTGCAGCACCAGATGGAGGTGTACCGGAAGCGGTTGGATGCGTTCGGGTTCaacgcgatcgtcgtcgatgggcACGACGTGGAGGAACTGTGCAAGGCGTTCTTCGAGGCTTCCTCGGTCACCGATCGGCCCACGGCGATCATCGCCAAGACGTACAAGGGCAAACACTTCCCGAACATCGAAGATCTCGAGAACTGGCACGGAAAGCCGCTCGGTGATGCGGCCGCCGGAGTGGTGGACCATCTGCGCAAACAGATCCGCAACGCGGGTCCGATCACGCTGACTCCACCATCGCCCCAGAAGGACGGAGCGCCGAAGGTATCGATCAAGGGAATCGAACTTGCCACACCACCGGCCTACCAGAAGGGGGAGCAGGTGGCGACGCGTCTCGCCTACGGTACCGCCCTGGCCAAGATTGCCATGAACAACGACCGGGTGATTGCGCTCGACGGTGATACGAAGAATTCGACCTTCTCGGACAAGCTGCGCAAGGCATTCCCGGAACGGTTCATCGAGTGTTTCATTGCGGAACAGAATCTCGTAGGTGTGGCCATTGGTGCCGCTTGCCGTGACCGTACCGTTGCGTTCGTTTCGACCTTTGCCACGTTCTTTACACGGGCCTTCGATCAGATCCGTATGGGAGCGATCTCGCAGACGAACGTGAACTTTGTCGGTTCGCACTGCGGTGTTAGCATCGGTGAGGATGGACCGAGCCAGATGGGCCTGGAGGATATTGCCATGTTCCGGGCCATTCCGGGCAGTACGGTGTTCTATCCGTCGGATGCCGTCAGTACGGAACGGGCGGTCGAGATGGCCGCCAACACGAAGGGTGTGTGCTTCATCCGTACCTCGCGCCCCAACACGGCCGTCATCTACGATAATAATGAGAAGTTTGAG ATTGGCCGCTGTAAGGTGGTGAAGCAGAGTGCCGGTgattcggtgctgctgatcggtgccGGTATCACGTTGTACGAGGCCCTGAATGCCGCCCAGGAGCTGGAGAAGAGTGGCATCCATTGCCGGGTGATCGATCCGTTCACGGTGAAGCCGCTGGATAGCGAGGGCATTGTTCACCATGGAAACCAGTGCGGTGGACGCATCGTTGTCATCGAGGATCACTACAA GCAAGGTGGACTCGGTGAAGCCGTCCTGTCGGCGCTGGCCGAACACAGGAACTTTGTCGTGAAGCATCTGGCCGTCGAGGAGCTGCCCCGCTCCGGACCACCGACCGTGCTGATCGATATGTTTGGCATTTCCTCCCGTTCGATCGTGGCCGCAGTGCAGGACATTGTTAAAATGTAA